From the genome of uncultured Methanobacterium sp.:
TTAATTGTTTTTTCAAATAAAACTTGTTTTTCAAATTCAAAACTTCCTAATGCGCATTCTAAATTAGAGGATCCTACTATCCATTTTTTATTTTTTAGTATACCTTGAGGTATTCTCACTACTAAAGAATCTGGTAATATTATTTTTAATAACTTACCTATTTGTGGTTTAAATGGAATGATATCGAACTTCATTTTAATCAATATTAATTTTACTTTTTAATAAATAAATGTTCTATTATTTTTTTAAGCTTTTTATGTAAATTAACACGGTTGAGGTTTGATTTAAATATTTATTCGCAAAGTTTAATATGTTTAAGTTAAAATAATAAGATAAAAAGTTTGAGGAAAATATGAAAATAGTTCATGTAATGGATTGGTATATGCCCAATATGGGTTATCAGGAGAATTTTTTACCGTTAGAACAAAAAAAATTAGGTAATGATGTAGAAATAATATGCAGCGATCGAATACCTAAAATAGAGGGATTTAAAGAAACTATCGGAATCAAACTCCAAAATCGTATTATAGGTGAAGGTAATTTTCCTGATAACGGGATTAATATACATAGATTGAATTGTTATGAAATTAGAGGTTTAGTTTTTTTAAAAGGTTTAAAGAAAAAAATAGATGAGTTAAAACCAGACATTGTTCATTTACACGGTTCTCTTACTTTATCCACATTTAGAGTTCTTATTTCGCTTAATAATAAAAATTATAAAATAGTTGTTGATGATCATTCAAATATAAATAATATGAATTTATCGCTAGTATATAAAGTTAGTTTTAAACTTTTTTATAAAATTTATAGTCGTAAAGTGGCTTGTTTTTTGCCTGTTACGTACTCTGCAGAGAATAATTTAAAAAATATTTTAGGTATTAATGACGATAAAATAAATATAATTCATTTGGGTGGAAGCTCAAACAGATTCTATAGAAATGAATTGATGAGAAGAGAAGCACGAAGAGAATTAAATTTAGACCATGATGATATCTTACTTATTTTTGCAGGCAAATTTACCAAAAAAAAAGATGTTCATGTTCTAATTGAATCTTTAAATTTATCAATATTAGAAAATTTGAAACTCTTGTTAATAGGTCAGGGTTCTGAATACTATATGAATTACTTATATTCATTAGTTAAAAAATTTAATTTACAAAATAATATCATTTTTAAAGATTTTGTTCCAAATTATAATTTACCTAAATATTATAACGCTGCAGATATAGGGGTTTGGCCTGGAAACCATTCTATAACTGTTATTGAAGCTTCTTTAACGGGCTTACCTATTATAATACCTGATAACATTTTAGCATACAAAATTTTTACAGAAAATTGTGCAGGAATTGGATTTCAACGAGGGAATGTTAATCAACTAGCAGAGTTAATCACCCAATTGGCATCCGATAAACCTTTAAGGGATAAATTAATGTTAAATGCAATTAAACTGGGTGAAACGACATTATCCTGGAAAAAAATAGCTGAAAAAACTATTGATATATATTTAAATTATTAAGTTATGATTTTAAGATTAATGGAATATCATTAAAAACACTTAGAGAGTCATTAACTCTCCCAAGTGTTGTATGCGTAGTTCAAAAAACCAATGAATTCTTCTGTTGCTTTCTGGTTGCCTTCTGCATCAGGGTGGTCATCACCATCATGGTATGGTGAAATTCCATCGTAATCTGATGCATAAATATATTCTAATGTTCCGTTGATATAGCGATGGTGTGAATTGATTTCAGAGAGTACGCAGTAGAAATCAAAGACAAATACATTATTTCCAGTGTAACCTGATAACCATCCGCTAGGGTCCACAAGCCAATTACATAGTTCCTGAGTTTTTTGATAACTAGTGACAGTTGTTTCCCCTGGTGGGGTGATTAACACAAACATCTTCTCCGGATGGGCAGCGAAGTATGTTTTAAGATTATTGTAGATAGTTTTCTCATCATCTACACTGTCTCCTACCTCGCTATTGGGGAAACATGATTTGAACATGACGATTTCATTTTCTCCACCTGGATTGGATATAGTATTTGTGTATACTGTTTCGGAGGTGTCATTGTAGACGTATGGCATTTTATTATCATTAAACCAGAGATCCCAATCACCAGTGTCAGTATGATCACCTAAAGTAGTACCATCTCCCATGCTTGGACCCCAGCCATAATTAGTGTCTGTGATATAGTAATTATTTTCATTTAAGGCAGCCCCTAAATTACCATTTTCTGTAGCTAACCAATTACTTCCACAAGAATGGTGGATAAAGGTTAATTTAACAGTTGATGATGGACTGATAATTATGTCTTCAATCACAGTCACGTTTTGTATCAACACATTGTTGGTTTCATAAGTTTCATTTATTTCGTAGTTTCTGTCTGTGTTGAGTGTTAGTGTGTGTGTTCCTGTGGTGGTGGGTGTCCAGGTCCAGGTTAGTGTGGTGGTTGTTCCTGCGGCTAGGTTGGTTATGCGTTGTGTTCCTAGGGTGGTTGTTCCGTCTACTAGTTTTACGTTGAATGCGCCGGTGTCTAGTGTTCCGTTGTTTTTGATGGTGGCGTTTATTGTGTATGTGTTATTTAGGTACGGGGTTTCAGGAATTTGTAAGTTAGTTGGCACGAGGTCTGGAAGGTTATTTAGAATCATTGTCGTATTTTTCGTGATTATGTTGTTGTTTTCGTTGGATTCGGGTATTTCGTAGTTTCTGTCTGTGTTGAGTGTTAGTGTGTGTGTTCCTGTGGTGGTGGGTGTCCAGGTCCAGGTTAGTGTGGTGGTTGTTCCTGCGGCTAGGTTGGTTATGCGTTGTGTTCCTAGGGTGGTTGTTCCGTCTACTAGTTTTACGTTGAATGCGCCTGCATCCACTGTTCCATTATTCTTGATAGTTGCATTAATGGTGTATACATTATTCACATAAATTGTTGAAGGAATCTGCAAGTTAGTTGGCACGAGGTCTGGAAGGTTATTTAGAATCACGGTTGTGTTTGTTGTGATTATGTTGTTGTTTTCGTTGGATTCGGGTATTTCGTAGTTTCTGTCTGTGTTGAGTGTTAGTGTGTGTGTTCCTGTGGTGGTGGGTGTCCAGGTCCAGGTTAGTGTGGTGGTTGTTCCTGCGGCTAGGTTGGTTATGCGTTGTGTTCCTAGGGTGGTTGTTCCGTCTACTAGTTTTACGTTGAATGCGCCGGTGTTTAGTGTTCCGTTGTTTTTGATGGTGGCGTTTATTGTGTATGTGTTATTTAGGTAGGGTGTGGTTGGTGTTTGTAGGTTTAGTGGTGTGAGGTCTGCGATGGCTGTTACGGTTGTGTTTGTTGTGATTATGTTGTTGTTTTCGTTGGATTCGGGTATTTCGTAGTTTCTGTCTGTGTTGAGTGTTAGTGTGTGTGTTCCTGTGGTGGTGGGTGTCCAGGTCCAGGTTAGTGTGGTGGTTGTTCCTGCGGCTAGGTTGGTTATGCGTTGTGTTCCTAGGGTGGTTGTTCCGTCTACTAGTTTTACGTTGAATGCGCCGGTGTCTAGTGTTCCGTTGTTTTTGATGGTGGCGTTTATTGTGTATGTGTTATTTAGGTAGGGTGTGGTTGGTGTTTGTAGGTTTAGTGGTGTGAGGTCTGCGATGGCTGTTACGGTTGTGTTTGTTGTGATTATGTTGTTGTTTTCGTTGTTTTCGGGTATGGTGTTGTTTGGGTCTACTTGTGCTTTTAGTGTGTGTGTTCCGGGTGTGTTGGATATGTATGTGTAGTTTAGTGTGGTGGTTGAGCCAGGTGAAAGTGTGCTTACTGTTTGTTGTCCGATTGGTGTGGTTCCATCGTATAATGTTACGTTGAAGTTGTTTGCTGCGAGTGTACCTTTATTCCATATGGTCACGTTTACCGTGTATGGTAAGCCTGTGTACATGGTACTGGAGTTAGTGGTTATAGTAGTAGGTGTGAGGTCTGCGATGGCTGTTACGGTTGTGTTTGTTGTGATTATGTTGTTGTTTTCGTTGGATTCGGGTATTTCGTAGTTTCTGTCTGTGTTGAGTGTTAGTGTGTGTGTTCCTGTGGTGGTGGGTGTCCAGGTCCAGGTTAGTGTGGTGGTTGTTCCTGCGGCTAGGTTGGTTATGCGTTGTGTTCCTAGGGTGGTTGTTCCGTCTACTAGTTTTACGTTGAATGCGCCGGTGTTTAGTGTTCCGTTGTTTTTGATGGTGGCGTTTATTGTGTATGTGTTATTTAGGTAGGGTGTGGTTGGTGTTTGTAGGTTTAGTGGTGTGAGGTCTGCGATGGCTGTTACGGTTGTGTTTGTTGTGATTATGTTGTTGTTTTCGTTGGATTCGGGTATTTCGTAGTTTCTGTCTGTGTTGAGTGTTAGTGTGTGTGTTCCTGTGGTGGTGGGTGTCCAGGTCCAGGTTAGTGTGGTGGTTGTTCCTGCGGCTAGGTTGGTTATGCGTTGTGTTCCTAGGGTGGTTGTTCCGTCTACTAGTTTTACGTTGAATGCGCCGGTGTCTAGTGTTCCGTTGTTTTTGATGGTGGCGTTTATT
Proteins encoded in this window:
- a CDS encoding glycosyltransferase family 4 protein; the encoded protein is MKIVHVMDWYMPNMGYQENFLPLEQKKLGNDVEIICSDRIPKIEGFKETIGIKLQNRIIGEGNFPDNGINIHRLNCYEIRGLVFLKGLKKKIDELKPDIVHLHGSLTLSTFRVLISLNNKNYKIVVDDHSNINNMNLSLVYKVSFKLFYKIYSRKVACFLPVTYSAENNLKNILGINDDKINIIHLGGSSNRFYRNELMRREARRELNLDHDDILLIFAGKFTKKKDVHVLIESLNLSILENLKLLLIGQGSEYYMNYLYSLVKKFNLQNNIIFKDFVPNYNLPKYYNAADIGVWPGNHSITVIEASLTGLPIIIPDNILAYKIFTENCAGIGFQRGNVNQLAELITQLASDKPLRDKLMLNAIKLGETTLSWKKIAEKTIDIYLNY